In Macaca thibetana thibetana isolate TM-01 chromosome 8, ASM2454274v1, whole genome shotgun sequence, one DNA window encodes the following:
- the SLC10A5 gene encoding sodium/bile acid cotransporter 5, whose translation MSAFKMIRKLFIVLLLLLVTIEEARMSSLSFLNIEKTEILFFTKTEETIIVSSRYEDKQPNSSHLFVKIEDPKILQMVNVTKKISSDATDFTINLVTDEEGETNVTIQLWDSEGRQERLIEEIKNVKVKVLKQKDSLLQASMPIDRNILMLILPLILLNKCAFGCKIELQVFQTVWKRPLPVILGAVTQFFLMPFCGFLLSQIVALREAQAFGVVMTCTCPGGGGGFLFALLLDGDFTLAILMTCTSTFLALIMMPVNSYIYSKILGLSGTFHIPVSKIVSTLLFILVPVSIGIVIKHRIPEKASFLERIIRPLSFILMFVGIYLTFAVGLMFLKTDNLEVILLGLLVPALGLLFGYSFAKVCMLPLPVCKTVAIESGMLNSFLALAIIQLSFPQSKANLASVAPFTVAMCSGCEMLLIILVYKAKKRCIFFLQDKRKRNSLI comes from the coding sequence GAAGCAAGGATGTCATCTCTCAGTTTTCTGAATATAGAGAAGACGGAAATACTATTTTTCACAAAGACTGAAGAAACCATCATTGTAAGTTCAAGATACGAAGATAAACAGCCTAATTCCAGCCACCTCTTTGTGAAAATAGAAGATCCTAAAATACTACAAATGGTGAATGTGACCAAGAAGATCTCATCAGATGCTACAGACTTTACCATAAATCTGGTGACAGATGAAGAAGGAGAAACAAATGTGACTATTCAACTCTGGGATTCTGAAGGTAGGCAAGAAAGACTCATTGAAGAAATCAAGAATGTGAAAGTCAAAGTGCTCAAACAAAAGGACAGTCTTCTCCAGGCATCAATGCCTATTGATAGAAATATCCTAATGCTTATATTACCACTAATACTATTGAATAAGTGTGCATTTGGTTGCAAGATTGAATTACAGGTGTTTCAAACAGTATGGAAGAGACCTTTGCCAGTAATTCTTGGGGCAGTTACACAGTTTTTTCTGATGCCATTTTGTGGATTTCTTTTGTCTCAGATTGTGGCATTGCGTGAGGCGCAAGCTTTTGGAGTTGTAATGACCTGCACGTGTCCAGGAGGGGGTGGGGGCTTTCTCTTTGCTCTGCTTCTAGATGGAGATTTCACATTGGCCATTTTGATGACTTGCACATCAACATTTTTGGCTTTGATCATGATGCCTGTCAATTCTTATATATACAGTAAGATATTAGGGTTGTCAGGTACATTCCATATTCCTGTTTCTAAAATTGTGTCAACACTCCTTTTCATACTTGTACCGGTATCAATTGGAATCGTCATCAAGCATAGAATACCTGAAAAAGCAAGCTTCTTAGAGAGAATAATTAGACctctgagttttattttaatgtttgtagGAATTTATTTAACTTTCGCAGTGGGATTAATGTTCTTAAAAACAGATAACCTAGAGGTGATTCTATTGGGTCTCTTAGTTCCTGCTTTGGGTTTGCTGTTTGGGTACTCCTTTGCTAAAGTTTGTATGCTGCCTCTTCCTGTTTGTAAAACTGTTGCTATCGAAAGTGGGATGTTAAATAGTTTCTTAGCCCTTGCCATTATTCAGCTGTCTTTTCCACAGTCCAAGGCCAATTTAGCTTCTGTGGCTCCTTTTACAGTAGCCATGTGTTCTGGATGTGAAATGTTACTGATCATTCTAGTTTACAAGGCTAAGAAAAGATGTATCTTTTTCTTAcaagataaaaggaaaagaaattcccTAATCTAA
- the LOC126961587 gene encoding LOW QUALITY PROTEIN: inositol monophosphatase 1-like (The sequence of the model RefSeq protein was modified relative to this genomic sequence to represent the inferred CDS: inserted 2 bases in 2 codons) → MGQRPGPVLPXVALLGQVAWLPHWKAVTRTETAXNSSGVYGFGKMKIFVKYFQKMADPWQECMDYAVTLARRAGEVVCEALKNEMNVMLKSSPVDLVTATDQKVEKMLISSIKEKYPSHSFIGEESVAAGEKSILTNNPTWIIDPIDGTTNFVHRFPFVAVSIGFAVNKKIEFGVVYSCVEDKMYTARKGKGAFCNGQKLQVSQQEDITKSLLVTELGSSRTPETVRIVLSNMEKLFCIPVHGIRSVGTAAVNMCLVATGGADAYYEMGIHCWDVAGAGIIVTEAGGVLMDVTGGPFDLMSRRVIAANNRILAERIAKEIQVIPLQRDDED, encoded by the exons ATGGGGCAGCGCCCAGGTCCTGTGCTGC CAGTCGCGCTGCTGGGACAGGTGGCCTGGCTCCCACACTGGAAGGCTGTGACCAGGACTGAAACAG GAAACAGTTCAGGTGTTTATGGCTTTGGGAAAATGAAA atatttgtcaaatattttcagAAGATGGCTGATCCTTGGCAGGAATGCATGGATTATGCAGTAACTCTAGCAAGACGAGCTGGAGAG GTAGTTTGTGAAgctctaaaaaatgaaatgaatgttaTGCTGAAAAGTTCTCCGGTTGATTTGGTAACTGCTACAGaccaaaaagttgaaaaaatgcttatctCTTCCATAAAGGAAAAGTATCCATCTCACAG TTTCATTGGTGAGGAATCTGTGGCAGCTGGAGAAAAAAGTATCTTAACCAACAACCCCACATGGATCATTGACCCTATTGATGGAACAACTAACTTTGTACAtag atttccttttgTAGCTGTTTCAATTGGCTTTGCTGTAAATAAAAAG ATAGAATTTGGAGTTGTGTACAGCTGTGTGGAAGACAAGATGTACACTGCCAGAAAAGGAAAAGGTGCCTTTTGTAATGGTCAAAAACTACAAGTTTCACAACAAGAAG ATATTACCAAATCACTCTTGGTGACTGAGTTGGGCTCTTCCAGAACACCAGAGACTGTAAGAATTGTTCTTTCTAATATGGAAAAACTTTTTTGCATTCCTGTTCATGG GATCCGGAGTGTTGGAACAGCAGCTGTTAATATGTGCCTTGTGGCAACTGGTGGAGCAGATGCATATTATGAAATGGGAATTCACTGTTGGGATGTTGCAGGAGCTGGCATTATTGTTACTGAAGCTGGTGGCGTACTAATGGATGTTACAG GTGGACCATTTGATTTGATGTCACGAAGAGTAATTGCTGCAAATAATAGAATATTAGCAGAAAGGATAGCCAAAGAAATTCAGGTTATACCTTTGCAACGAGACGATGAAGATTAA